In a genomic window of Methanobacterium sp.:
- a CDS encoding NAD(P)/FAD-dependent oxidoreductase: MKLYDIVVVGTGPAGMMAAIRAGQIGKEVMLIEKNDTLGKKLKITGSSRCNITNIASLNTFIDKFGKKGAFFRSAFAAFSNRRLMSFFESKGLKFKKENHGRVFPISDKSRSVIKVLKEYLSENKVERNYNTRLTGIRKKKDYFSLNLGNDNYMATKKVILATGGISYTATGSTGDGFNIAEKLGHKITPLKPGLVPLKTSEEWVKDLQGITLEDVRLTFRYGKKKIVSDIGNLIFTHFGISGPLVLDLSNQIVTVLENNKNIDLFIDLYPQMKNNELEEKLINEIENRSKTEFKNFMKLFIPNRMIPIFIELLGINSKKKVNQVNRKERNLIIDLLKAFPLTVNGYLSIEKAMVTCGGVSKNEIDPQTMESKIVNGLYFAGEIIDFCAPSGGYNLQEAFSTGYLAGESAAKSLK; the protein is encoded by the coding sequence ATGAAACTTTATGACATAGTAGTAGTCGGTACAGGCCCGGCAGGAATGATGGCAGCAATTCGAGCAGGACAGATTGGTAAAGAAGTGATGTTAATAGAAAAAAATGATACACTGGGTAAGAAACTTAAAATTACAGGAAGCAGCCGGTGTAATATCACAAATATTGCATCATTAAACACTTTTATAGATAAATTTGGGAAAAAAGGAGCTTTTTTTAGATCAGCATTCGCTGCATTTTCCAATAGAAGACTTATGTCATTCTTTGAGTCTAAAGGTTTGAAATTCAAGAAAGAGAACCATGGGAGAGTTTTTCCAATTTCTGATAAGTCAAGATCGGTTATAAAAGTATTAAAAGAATATTTATCTGAAAATAAAGTCGAGAGAAACTATAACACTCGATTAACTGGTATTAGAAAGAAAAAGGATTATTTCAGTCTTAATTTAGGGAATGATAATTATATGGCCACTAAAAAAGTCATTCTGGCTACTGGAGGCATTTCTTATACAGCAACGGGTTCTACAGGCGATGGGTTTAACATTGCTGAAAAACTGGGCCATAAGATCACACCTTTAAAACCAGGTTTAGTTCCATTAAAAACCAGTGAAGAATGGGTTAAAGATTTACAGGGAATTACCCTTGAAGATGTACGCCTTACTTTCAGATATGGAAAGAAGAAAATAGTTTCAGACATTGGGAATCTGATTTTTACACATTTTGGTATTTCAGGGCCTTTAGTTCTTGATTTGAGTAATCAGATTGTTACTGTTCTTGAAAATAACAAAAATATTGACCTTTTCATCGATCTGTATCCTCAGATGAAAAATAATGAACTTGAGGAAAAACTGATAAATGAAATTGAAAACAGGAGTAAAACTGAATTTAAGAATTTTATGAAACTCTTTATTCCTAATCGAATGATTCCAATATTTATAGAATTATTAGGAATTAATTCAAAGAAAAAGGTTAATCAGGTTAATAGAAAAGAGCGAAATTTAATTATAGATTTATTGAAAGCGTTTCCTTTAACTGTAAATGGTTATTTATCTATTGAAAAAGCAATGGTTACATGTGGAGGGGTTTCAAAGAATGAAATAGATCCTCAAACTATGGAATCAAAAATAGTAAATGGGTTGTATTTTGCTGGCGAAATAATTGATTTTTGCGCTCCAAGTGGTGGATATAATCTACAGGAAGCGTTTTCAACAGGTTATCTTGCAGGAGAATCTGCTGCAAAAAGTTTAAAGTGA
- a CDS encoding PRC-barrel domain-containing protein, whose product MKTSELMGKKVIDKNAFEIGKVNDIELDTEEWQVTGIFISSGILGSDTRVPVEDVAKVGDFVILKVEMKTVK is encoded by the coding sequence ATGAAAACATCAGAATTAATGGGAAAGAAAGTAATTGATAAAAACGCTTTTGAAATAGGAAAAGTGAATGATATTGAATTAGATACAGAAGAATGGCAGGTTACAGGCATATTTATATCATCAGGAATATTAGGATCTGATACAAGAGTGCCAGTTGAAGACGTTGCTAAAGTAGGAGATTTTGTAATTTTAAAAGTAGAAATGAAGACTGTAAAATAA
- a CDS encoding class I SAM-dependent methyltransferase, with translation MIKVVYDIKIYRESLKNMIKPEDTVVELGCHIGNSTKIISELAPDGKIISIDNSPESTEHMQKLMDKYKNIEFIKADARLHETLECVIKKIKTCDVLSVDLGGGYHPDTTFKVFFIWSSTLKPRQTIIRNRGILDFIHSTSTVETIKSEGGWLESSGGAGVPPRLKEFTLWSSKIK, from the coding sequence ATGATAAAAGTAGTTTACGATATTAAGATTTACAGGGAATCATTGAAAAATATGATTAAACCAGAGGATACTGTAGTTGAACTTGGATGCCATATTGGTAATTCCACAAAAATAATCTCTGAATTAGCACCAGATGGTAAGATAATATCTATAGATAACAGCCCTGAATCTACAGAACATATGCAAAAATTGATGGATAAATATAAGAATATCGAATTCATAAAAGCTGACGCAAGGCTTCATGAAACCTTGGAATGTGTCATAAAAAAGATAAAAACCTGTGATGTTTTATCTGTTGATCTTGGTGGTGGCTATCATCCAGATACAACTTTTAAGGTATTTTTCATATGGTCATCAACTTTAAAACCTCGCCAAACCATAATAAGAAATAGAGGTATTCTTGACTTTATACATTCTACTTCAACAGTAGAAACAATAAAATCTGAAGGAGGATGGTTAGAATCATCAGGTGGAGCTGGTGTTCCACCTAGATTGAAAGAATTCACGCTCTGGTCATCTAAGATTAAGTAG
- a CDS encoding 2-amino-3,7-dideoxy-D-threo-hept-6-ulosonate synthase, which produces MIGKKIRIERIINRKTGRTVIVPMDHGVSVGPVAGIENMSETIDEVASGGANAVIMHKGMVGTGHRGYGRDIGLIIHLSASTSLGPDPDHKVLVTTVDKAIKIGADAVSVHVNVGSEMEPEMLETLGLTSEICDEWGMPLIAMMYPRGEKIGDEHDVDVVKLAARAGAELGADIIKTNYTGDPDTFSEVVNGCPVPVVIAGGPKVETNEELLTMVKNAVNVGGAGVAIGRNVFQAESPRKTTRAIAEIVHNNMEVKEALKIIEDKK; this is translated from the coding sequence ATGATTGGTAAAAAGATTAGAATTGAAAGAATAATAAATAGAAAGACAGGTAGAACCGTTATAGTGCCTATGGATCATGGTGTATCTGTAGGGCCGGTAGCAGGTATAGAAAATATGTCCGAAACAATTGATGAAGTGGCAAGTGGGGGAGCAAATGCAGTTATAATGCATAAAGGAATGGTTGGAACCGGACATAGAGGATATGGAAGAGATATAGGTCTTATTATTCATTTATCAGCCAGTACGTCATTAGGTCCGGACCCAGATCATAAAGTACTGGTTACAACAGTAGATAAAGCTATAAAAATTGGTGCAGACGCTGTATCAGTTCATGTGAACGTTGGATCAGAAATGGAACCCGAGATGCTTGAAACACTTGGACTGACATCAGAAATCTGCGATGAATGGGGAATGCCCCTGATTGCGATGATGTACCCAAGAGGCGAAAAAATCGGCGATGAACATGATGTAGATGTCGTGAAACTCGCAGCAAGGGCTGGAGCTGAATTGGGAGCAGATATAATAAAAACAAATTATACTGGAGACCCTGATACATTCAGCGAAGTTGTAAATGGATGTCCAGTTCCTGTTGTTATTGCCGGTGGGCCTAAAGTTGAAACAAATGAAGAACTGCTAACCATGGTTAAAAATGCCGTAAATGTTGGCGGAGCAGGTGTAGCAATTGGAAGAAATGTCTTCCAGGCTGAATCACCAAGAAAAACCACCAGGGCAATTGCAGAAATCGTTCATAACAATATGGAAGTTAAAGAAGCGTTAAAAATAATTGAAGATAAGAAATAA
- a CDS encoding 3-dehydroquinate synthase II has translation MKFAWIMAEGTNWDAKKGIITTALESGIDTVVDFENVHEIMKLGNIKIVSDSDESDMILVGRNGEGDGTLKIPFDLSESKDLAAVNGFKRKGKIVAYYIEITSKKHEELAREIGRVADYVILVGSDWKIIPLENIIADLQKEDVKLVAAVPDYEESKLALETLEHGTDGILLYTSDINQIKKVAALIEKIESESYDLVPATVTEIKPVGSGDRVCIDTASMMHVGEGMLIGSYSKGLFLVHSESLESEYVASRPFRVNAGPVHAYVMTPNNKTKYLSEIETGDEVLTVDKEGNTKIAVVGRVKIEKRPLMLIEAEYEGVKIKTLLQNAETIRLVKEDGIPISVADIKTGDKVMIYLDKGARHFGMSIEESIIEK, from the coding sequence ATGAAATTTGCATGGATCATGGCAGAAGGCACTAATTGGGATGCAAAAAAGGGAATAATCACTACAGCACTGGAATCAGGAATAGACACAGTTGTGGATTTTGAAAATGTTCATGAAATAATGAAACTGGGCAATATTAAAATAGTCTCTGACTCTGATGAATCAGATATGATACTTGTGGGTAGAAATGGTGAAGGGGACGGAACACTGAAGATCCCCTTTGACCTATCCGAATCAAAAGATTTAGCTGCTGTAAATGGATTTAAAAGAAAAGGAAAAATAGTAGCTTACTATATTGAAATTACAAGCAAAAAACATGAAGAACTGGCAAGAGAAATTGGAAGAGTTGCTGACTATGTGATCCTTGTAGGAAGTGACTGGAAGATAATTCCACTGGAAAATATCATAGCAGACCTGCAGAAGGAAGATGTTAAACTTGTGGCTGCTGTTCCGGATTATGAGGAATCAAAACTTGCCCTTGAAACACTGGAACACGGCACTGATGGTATACTTCTTTATACTTCTGATATTAATCAAATTAAAAAAGTTGCTGCATTAATTGAAAAAATAGAGTCCGAAAGTTATGATCTTGTACCTGCAACCGTGACCGAAATCAAGCCAGTTGGATCAGGTGATCGGGTCTGTATAGACACAGCTTCAATGATGCATGTAGGTGAAGGAATGCTCATAGGATCCTACTCCAAAGGTCTCTTTCTTGTACACAGCGAATCCCTTGAAAGTGAATATGTTGCCTCAAGACCTTTCAGAGTGAATGCTGGACCGGTCCATGCATATGTAATGACCCCAAATAATAAAACCAAATACCTTTCTGAAATTGAAACTGGAGATGAAGTTTTAACTGTAGACAAGGAAGGAAACACAAAAATCGCAGTCGTAGGGAGGGTAAAGATTGAAAAAAGGCCTTTAATGCTTATTGAAGCAGAATATGAAGGTGTAAAAATCAAAACTTTACTTCAAAATGCCGAAACAATAAGACTTGTTAAGGAGGATGGCATCCCTATTTCAGTTGCAGACATTAAAACCGGTGATAAAGTCATGATTTATCTGGATAAAGGTGCAAGACACTTTGGAATGTCCATTGAAGAAAGTATCATTGAAAAATAA
- the thpR gene encoding RNA 2',3'-cyclic phosphodiesterase: MRVFLAIEIDEKLLDKISDVQKKFMECEAPVKYVETENLHCTLKFFGEIDDNKLNDIIKAIETKIKAHEPFKVNIKKTGVFPNERYIRVLWLGMEGIEPFSDLQKDLDEDFVKMGFKKERSYVPHLTIGRVKGAKNKAELLATLKDLGDVEIGEMDINKIVLKKSELTPKGPIYTTIKEFDLK; encoded by the coding sequence ATGAGGGTATTTTTAGCTATAGAAATAGATGAAAAACTTCTTGATAAGATATCAGATGTTCAAAAAAAGTTTATGGAGTGTGAAGCACCCGTAAAATATGTTGAAACTGAAAACTTACATTGTACTCTCAAATTTTTCGGTGAAATCGATGATAATAAACTTAATGACATTATTAAAGCCATTGAAACTAAAATAAAAGCCCATGAACCCTTCAAAGTTAATATCAAAAAAACTGGAGTATTTCCAAATGAAAGGTATATACGAGTACTCTGGCTTGGAATGGAAGGAATAGAACCATTTTCAGACCTTCAAAAAGACTTGGATGAAGACTTTGTGAAAATGGGATTTAAGAAGGAGAGAAGTTATGTTCCACACCTTACAATTGGACGGGTTAAAGGAGCAAAAAATAAAGCAGAGCTTTTAGCAACACTTAAAGATTTAGGTGACGTGGAAATTGGAGAGATGGATATAAATAAAATTGTTTTAAAAAAGAGTGAACTCACGCCTAAAGGACCCATTTATACCACAATAAAAGAGTTTGATTTAAAATAA
- the cca gene encoding CCA tRNA nucleotidyltransferase, which produces MENIDFTKVLEVIKPTEEEEEKVRLLSNKLIDIINEIAEDNDINAEAVLVGSVAKGTWLHGKADIDVFMKFPLDIDEASLKEYGLFLGFECAKSMQGKYELRYASHPYVTGFIEGFDIDFVPCYTIKSADKLKSAVDRTILHTEYIKKNLKEEQKNEVLLLKKFMESIHTYGAEFKVGGFSGYLCELLIIYYGSFLGVLKAAAEEWRPNQLIDLQDYGTGDIFTEPMVVIDPTDKNRNVAAALTLQKISEFIVASRNFLENPKEDYFFDKELYTDSNTIKYEFRQRETKTLLIIFKPPEIPADALYPQIKKTENSMGGVLEREDFKVFNTDSWTDEEENVIILLEIETWQLPNIKKNLGPFIWSEIHQKRFLDKYGNKAYIEGDRWVAEIEREYKDAESFIEDILVENKIGLLRFGKHIKNEILKEHQIIDILEFLDSKECNEEMLLFFYEYLNKNVYLSR; this is translated from the coding sequence TTGGAAAATATAGATTTTACAAAAGTCCTGGAGGTTATAAAGCCTACAGAAGAGGAAGAAGAAAAAGTAAGGTTATTATCAAATAAATTAATAGATATCATAAATGAGATTGCAGAGGATAATGATATTAATGCCGAAGCAGTCCTTGTAGGTTCAGTTGCTAAAGGTACGTGGCTTCATGGAAAAGCAGACATTGATGTATTCATGAAATTCCCATTAGATATTGATGAGGCCAGTCTTAAAGAATATGGGCTTTTTTTAGGATTTGAATGCGCAAAAAGTATGCAGGGTAAATATGAATTGAGATATGCATCACACCCCTATGTCACTGGTTTTATAGAAGGATTTGATATTGATTTCGTGCCTTGTTACACAATTAAAAGTGCCGATAAACTTAAATCTGCAGTAGATCGTACAATTTTGCACACAGAATATATCAAAAAGAATTTAAAAGAAGAACAGAAGAATGAAGTGCTTTTACTCAAAAAATTCATGGAATCAATCCATACCTACGGTGCAGAGTTCAAAGTGGGTGGATTTTCAGGATATCTGTGTGAACTTTTAATTATATATTATGGTTCTTTTTTAGGAGTATTAAAAGCCGCTGCAGAGGAATGGCGACCCAATCAATTGATAGATCTCCAGGATTATGGTACAGGAGATATTTTTACCGAGCCAATGGTTGTCATCGATCCAACAGACAAAAATAGGAATGTTGCAGCAGCATTAACCCTTCAAAAGATATCTGAATTTATAGTAGCATCAAGAAATTTCTTAGAAAATCCAAAAGAAGATTATTTCTTTGATAAGGAATTATATACTGATTCAAACACTATTAAATATGAATTTAGGCAAAGAGAAACAAAAACACTTTTAATCATTTTTAAACCCCCAGAAATTCCAGCCGATGCTTTATATCCTCAAATTAAAAAAACTGAAAATTCTATGGGTGGAGTTTTGGAAAGAGAAGATTTCAAAGTTTTTAATACTGATTCATGGACAGATGAAGAGGAAAATGTAATAATATTGCTTGAAATTGAAACATGGCAGCTTCCAAATATAAAGAAGAATCTTGGCCCTTTTATATGGTCAGAAATCCATCAAAAAAGGTTTTTAGATAAATATGGAAACAAAGCTTATATAGAAGGGGATAGATGGGTGGCAGAAATTGAAAGAGAATATAAGGATGCTGAATCATTCATTGAAGATATTTTGGTGGAAAATAAAATAGGGTTACTTAGATTTGGGAAACATATTAAAAATGAAATCCTAAAAGAGCATCAAATAATAGATATTTTAGAGTTTTTGGATTCAAAGGAATGCAATGAAGAGATGCTGCTATTTTTCTATGAATATTTGAATAAAAATGTATATTTAAGCCGTTAA
- the priS gene encoding DNA primase catalytic subunit PriS — translation MFNPATLEERRIYYREEWDIKQVPDFIVNSVENREFGFDHFGRGPNDRYKVFNTPEYLKRFMKSKTPFAAYCSVAFYEKPRKRDGWIKSELVFDVDAKDIPIRTCNCENVCEICLREAKEIISSIIDTLKGDLGLNNIHLVYSGRGYHIRVLDEDVMEMDSDVRSHILKYVVGADLPKDKYDDSDGIYNLEHFSIPFGYPKVFTERVKYAINHLTQDSKLDDVNAKLLKDVLTNRNLLDRDEWGLFKTKIGPLRYKKVVKAITSLNMGLVDAKVSIDLKRILRLPSSLHSKVSMRCMEVKNIDAFDPFKEAVPKFVWERK, via the coding sequence ATGTTCAATCCGGCAACTCTCGAGGAGCGTAGAATCTATTACAGAGAAGAATGGGACATTAAACAGGTCCCTGATTTCATAGTGAATTCTGTAGAAAATCGAGAATTTGGATTTGATCACTTTGGCAGAGGTCCCAATGATAGATATAAGGTATTTAACACTCCTGAATATTTAAAACGTTTTATGAAATCCAAAACCCCTTTTGCAGCCTATTGTTCAGTTGCTTTTTACGAAAAACCTCGTAAAAGAGACGGTTGGATAAAATCAGAATTGGTTTTTGATGTTGATGCAAAAGACATTCCCATAAGAACCTGCAACTGCGAAAATGTATGTGAAATATGCCTGAGAGAAGCTAAAGAAATTATAAGCAGCATTATTGATACATTGAAAGGAGATTTAGGCTTAAATAATATTCATCTGGTCTATTCTGGCAGAGGATATCATATAAGAGTCCTTGATGAAGACGTGATGGAAATGGATAGTGATGTGCGTTCCCATATCTTAAAATATGTTGTAGGTGCAGATTTACCTAAAGATAAATACGATGATAGTGATGGTATTTATAATCTGGAGCATTTTTCTATTCCATTCGGCTATCCAAAAGTATTTACTGAGAGGGTAAAATATGCAATTAATCATTTAACTCAGGATTCAAAACTTGATGATGTTAATGCAAAACTCTTAAAAGATGTTTTAACAAACAGAAATCTTTTAGATAGAGATGAATGGGGTTTATTTAAAACTAAAATCGGCCCCCTACGATACAAGAAAGTAGTTAAAGCCATTACATCTTTAAATATGGGTCTTGTTGATGCCAAAGTTTCAATTGACCTTAAAAGGATTCTAAGACTTCCATCATCACTGCACTCTAAGGTAAGCATGAGGTGTATGGAAGTTAAAAACATTGATGCATTTGATCCGTTTAAGGAAGCTGTGCCTAAATTTGTCTGGGAAAGGAAATGA
- a CDS encoding DNA primase, whose protein sequence is MSFINPLSDEGKRIVMEDGGNLDRIYDENSQLIDIVYSISAQETSDDAFIPKNYSDLVIKRVEWFIEKKSDPDYKHKKYAYLFHREITKMDTIAFYILCQAIGVKFGPNSRESRAVVELQGQIIENRLEELLISERTEITQKILNNLIVQDKIKWTQLADLVSSKKISLQELVLKDGNVILDREEFMEHFGEIIKKTNRPPEKMYDVFIGNRIKELIIIKMIMQNTENYIKSVHERVKIIEPNPILLKIADKVSEVLSKEMRYYGGVSGGGTVKASPLNVDLFPPCIKSALEGIKSGGRNEVIVLFLTPFLSYARLNPSVFRSNATLKVSDVDPDLKITKNEILPMIYDAADRCSPPLFDDQPQEKININAKLGFGMHDDLNPQHEGETTWYTPMSCEKVKLQMPALCRPDETCKSIGNPLSYYTRKIWQNKSNK, encoded by the coding sequence ATGTCCTTTATAAATCCTTTATCTGATGAAGGAAAACGAATTGTAATGGAAGATGGAGGAAATTTAGACAGGATATATGATGAAAATAGTCAACTAATAGACATAGTTTATTCAATTAGCGCTCAAGAAACATCTGATGATGCTTTTATACCTAAAAATTATTCTGATCTTGTTATTAAAAGAGTAGAATGGTTTATTGAGAAAAAAAGCGATCCAGATTATAAACATAAAAAATATGCATATCTATTTCATCGGGAAATCACCAAGATGGACACAATTGCATTTTATATCCTATGTCAGGCAATTGGAGTTAAATTTGGTCCTAATTCAAGGGAAAGCAGAGCTGTAGTGGAATTACAGGGGCAAATAATTGAAAATAGGCTTGAAGAGCTGTTGATCAGTGAAAGAACAGAAATCACCCAAAAGATATTGAACAATCTCATTGTTCAGGATAAAATTAAATGGACGCAGCTTGCAGATCTTGTAAGTTCAAAGAAAATAAGCCTGCAAGAATTAGTTTTAAAGGATGGAAATGTAATATTAGACCGTGAAGAATTTATGGAACACTTTGGAGAAATAATTAAGAAAACAAATAGGCCTCCTGAAAAAATGTATGATGTGTTTATTGGAAACAGGATCAAAGAGCTTATCATAATCAAAATGATTATGCAGAACACTGAAAACTACATAAAAAGCGTTCATGAAAGGGTAAAAATAATAGAACCTAACCCTATATTATTAAAAATTGCAGATAAGGTTTCTGAAGTTTTATCCAAAGAAATGCGATATTATGGTGGTGTTTCAGGAGGTGGAACTGTTAAAGCTTCACCATTAAATGTTGATTTATTCCCTCCGTGCATTAAATCAGCTTTAGAAGGTATTAAATCCGGAGGAAGAAACGAAGTAATTGTTCTGTTTTTAACTCCCTTTTTATCTTATGCGAGATTAAATCCATCGGTTTTCAGAAGCAATGCTACTTTAAAAGTGTCAGATGTTGACCCTGATTTAAAAATTACTAAAAATGAGATTTTACCCATGATTTACGATGCTGCAGATAGATGCAGCCCTCCACTTTTTGATGATCAGCCCCAGGAAAAGATAAATATCAATGCAAAGCTTGGATTTGGGATGCATGATGACTTAAACCCTCAACACGAAGGAGAAACAACTTGGTATACCCCAATGAGCTGTGAAAAGGTAAAATTACAGATGCCTGCTTTATGCAGGCCAGATGAAACATGTAAATCAATAGGAAATCCTCTATCTTATTATACAAGGAAAATATGGCAAAATAAGTCTAATAAATGA
- the metG gene encoding methionine--tRNA ligase, whose amino-acid sequence MNKVFITCALPYANGPCHLGHLRSTYIPADIYARYNRMKMRDVLFVCATDEHGTPIAVRAEEIRKSPKEIADKFHKMIKNDLDSCDISFNYFSRTTDPIHYEISQNFFLKLYEKGYIYEKVIQQPYCNECKRFLPDRYVEGICPHCKGQGARGDHCESCGRHLDPIQLEEPKCLICSSTPEIKESKQYFFKLSHFENGLKDWIENNEELPPNVKNYALQWIKEGLKDWILTRDMEWGIPVPLENAEGKIIYVWGEAFLGYISAAAQWSAKHNKPWEDYWNDKAIHFIGKDIIYHHAIFWPALLMGYGCKLPTNIVAGEYLSLEGKKMSTSKNWVIWASEFLEKFDSDILRYYLVVNAPLTRDTDFSWDDFQRRVNDELADVLGNFLHRTFSFTGRFFNSEIPEPAAFDEYDEEFRDRIIEIPAKVSGLIENFKFREGLIEIIRLAKFANKYFNDKKPWKAVKEKPDEAANCLYLCNQLAKTLSIILSPYIPVKAPQIMETLNLQNIDTSNWDKAAEFIPAGHKINKAKPLFSKIDDSVIKKEKEALYKNLKDDDEMKNIISIEDFVKIDLRIGEVIDAERVEGSDNLLKLRVDVKEKKLQIVAGLAKKYSPEEIKGQKVVVLVNLKPAKLFGIKSEGMILATSDNLSVLSAENAEIGEKIK is encoded by the coding sequence TTGAATAAAGTATTTATTACATGTGCACTACCCTATGCAAATGGCCCATGTCACCTAGGGCACTTAAGATCAACATATATACCAGCAGACATTTATGCACGTTATAACCGGATGAAAATGAGGGATGTGCTTTTTGTTTGTGCGACAGACGAGCATGGAACACCAATAGCAGTTAGGGCAGAAGAAATCAGGAAATCTCCTAAAGAAATTGCCGATAAATTCCATAAAATGATTAAAAATGATCTTGACTCCTGTGACATATCTTTTAATTACTTTTCAAGGACAACTGACCCAATACACTACGAAATTTCACAGAACTTTTTCCTTAAGCTCTATGAAAAAGGCTATATCTACGAAAAAGTCATTCAACAGCCCTACTGTAATGAATGTAAAAGATTTCTTCCGGACAGATATGTTGAAGGGATTTGCCCTCACTGCAAAGGACAAGGAGCAAGAGGAGACCATTGTGAAAGCTGCGGGCGGCACTTAGACCCCATACAGCTTGAAGAGCCAAAATGTCTTATATGCAGTTCCACTCCTGAAATCAAAGAATCTAAACAATATTTCTTTAAATTAAGTCATTTTGAAAATGGATTAAAGGATTGGATAGAAAATAATGAAGAACTACCCCCTAACGTTAAAAACTACGCACTTCAATGGATTAAAGAAGGTCTAAAAGATTGGATACTTACAAGGGACATGGAATGGGGAATTCCTGTGCCATTAGAAAATGCTGAAGGCAAAATAATTTATGTATGGGGAGAAGCATTTCTCGGATACATTTCGGCAGCCGCACAGTGGAGTGCAAAACACAATAAACCATGGGAAGACTACTGGAATGATAAAGCCATCCATTTTATAGGTAAAGACATTATCTATCATCATGCAATATTCTGGCCAGCCCTGCTTATGGGATACGGCTGCAAACTTCCGACAAATATTGTAGCTGGAGAATATTTATCTCTGGAAGGTAAAAAGATGTCGACAAGTAAAAATTGGGTTATATGGGCATCTGAATTCCTTGAGAAGTTTGATTCAGATATTTTAAGATATTATCTTGTAGTAAATGCACCGCTTACCCGTGATACTGATTTTTCATGGGATGATTTCCAGCGCAGAGTAAATGATGAGCTTGCTGATGTACTTGGGAACTTCTTGCACCGGACATTTTCATTCACCGGCAGATTCTTTAATAGCGAAATCCCAGAACCTGCTGCATTTGATGAATACGATGAAGAGTTTAGAGATAGAATTATTGAGATTCCAGCAAAAGTTTCTGGCCTTATTGAAAATTTTAAGTTCAGAGAAGGCCTTATTGAAATAATAAGACTTGCAAAATTTGCAAATAAATATTTCAACGATAAAAAGCCATGGAAAGCAGTTAAAGAAAAGCCTGATGAAGCTGCAAACTGCCTATATCTATGTAATCAGCTTGCAAAGACTCTATCAATTATTTTAAGTCCATATATTCCAGTTAAAGCACCTCAAATAATGGAAACTTTGAATTTACAGAACATTGATACTTCTAATTGGGATAAAGCAGCTGAATTCATCCCTGCAGGCCATAAAATTAATAAAGCTAAACCATTATTTTCAAAAATAGATGATTCAGTAATAAAGAAAGAAAAAGAAGCACTTTATAAAAATTTAAAGGATGATGATGAAATGAAGAACATTATAAGCATAGAAGATTTTGTAAAAATTGATCTGAGAATTGGCGAAGTAATAGATGCAGAACGTGTTGAAGGTTCAGATAACTTATTAAAATTAAGAGTTGATGTTAAAGAGAAGAAATTACAGATTGTTGCTGGTCTTGCTAAAAAATATTCTCCAGAAGAAATAAAAGGGCAAAAAGTTGTTGTTCTGGTTAATTTAAAGCCAGCTAAACTCTTTGGAATAAAATCTGAGGGCATGATTCTTGCAACATCTGACAATTTAAGTGTCTTATCTGCTGAAAATGCTGAAATTGGCGAAAAAATTAAATAA